The following coding sequences lie in one Gadus macrocephalus chromosome 1, ASM3116895v1 genomic window:
- the si:dkey-72l14.3 gene encoding glyco_hydro_56 domain-containing protein, giving the protein MAWSDPRPRTNSRPGPQPIRERSGSSQGSHGTLPSHPPRVPLPTFALLLPRLLPLLLLLLLGSPHPGLAGPPPRPARPPLLSGQPFIIFWGVPDAACPGRPELAPLGVEPEGRVAVFYEESLGSYPYFLDRDTPVNGGLPQHTRLNSHLQKAGEDLAAALPAPRYLGLGVLRWAEWTPQWGRDREKQALYLEASRALLKSFFPDWTPVEVEKWAQVDFEAAGQSILTETLREVRRLRPKALWGVSPYPTCYTLEPSQTPPANSTGGCPAQETELNNQLQWLWKRSSALYPFLSLEKLQGGTSGARLLLSNQIREALRVASMSGTTYDLPVFPLVKSTYTSTNTFLSQADLLYTIGESAALGAAGVVIWEREDAKTERECGDLAEFTRQVLGPYSVNVTTATRLCSSALCQGRGRCIRQNPDSSAYLHMPTTAEKVGERADKEEEKEGEDEEKPDVAPATEEPDTTTVPPDEPDPAVMWKKDFLCQWFETSEEAISDQESPKDGAAIVGQGVQNTGDAEGPVGTSTVKDSSLGDTGDSGTSGAGSPKPSSEVATDHGTKPGYQITALLLVLVAEELLLVH; this is encoded by the exons ATGGCGTGGTCGGATCCCCGACCGAGGACAAACTCAAGACCGGGACCCCAACCGATCAGGGAGCGCTCCGGCTCCTCCCAGGGCTCGCACGGAACGCTTCCATCACACCCCCCACGGGTCCCGCTCCCGACCTTCGCCTtactcctcccccgcctcctccccctcctcctgctcctcctcctgggctcCCCCCACCCGGGGCTCGCCgggccgcccccccgccccgcccgccccccgctCCTCTCCGGCCAGCCCTTCATCATCTTCTGGGGCGTCCCGGACGCCGCCTGCCCCGGGAGGCCGGAGCTGGCCCCGCTGGGCGTGGAGCCGGAGGGCCGCGTGGCCGTGTTCTACGAGGAGTCGCTGGGCAGCTACCCCTACTTCCTGGACCGCGACACGCCCGTCAACGGGGGGCTGCCGCAGCACACGCGGCTGAACAGCCACCTCCAGAAGGCCGGGGAGGACCTGGCGGCGGCCCTGCCCGCCCCGCGGTACCTGGGGCTGGGGGTGCTGCGCTGGGCCGAGTGGACCCCCCAGTGGGGCCGCGACCGGGAGAAGCAGGCGCTGTATCTGGAGGCCTCCAGGGCCCTGCTCAAGAGCTTCTTCCCAGACTGGACCCccgtggaggtggagaagtgggcgcag GTGGACTTTGAGGCGGCGGGCCAGTCCATACTCACAGAGACTCTCCGCGAGGTACGGCGGCTGCGCCCTAAAGCACTATGGGGGGTTTCTCCGTACCCCACCTGTTACACCCTGGAGCCCAGCCAGACGCCACCAGCTAACAGCACCGGAGGATGCCCCGCCCAAGAGACGGAGCTCAACAACCAGCTGCAGTGGCTATGGAAACGAAGCTCCGCCCTctaccccttcctctccctggaGAAATTACAG GGTGGAACGTCTGGTGCCAGGCTTCTCCTGTCCAATCAGATCAGAGAGGCGCTGAGGGTGGCCTCCATGTCCGGGACCACCTACGATCTCCCCGTGTTCCCATTGGTCAAGAGCACatacacctccaccaatacttTCCTGTCACAG GCTGACCTGCTCTACACCATAGGAGAGAGTGCTGCGCTCGGGGCCGCTGGAGTAGTCatctgggagagggaggatgctAAAACAGAG AGGGAGTGCGGGGACCTGGCCGAGTTTACGCGTCAGGTGCTGGGGCCTTACTCCGTCAACGTTACCACGGCGACCAGGCTGTGTTCGAGCGCTCTGTGTCAGGGGCGGGGCCGCTGCATTCGCCAGAACCCAGACAGCTCGGCTTACCTCCACATGCCCACTACCGCCGAGAaggtgggggagagggcggacaaggaggaggagaaggagggggaggatgaggagaag CCGGATGTAGCCCCAGCCACGGAGGAACCAGACACCACCACAGTCCCGCCGGATGAACCCGACCCGGCGGTGATGTGGAAGAAAGACTTCCTGTGTCAGTGGTTTGAGACTTCAGAGGAGGCCATCTCCGACCAGGAGTCCCCCAAGGACGGGGCCGCCATTGTGGGCCAGGGAGTACAAAACACTGGGGATGCAGAGGGCCCTGTGGGAACCTCGACAGTAAAGGACTCCTCTCTGGGGGATACAGGGGACAGCGGCACGTCTGGGGCTGGTAGTCCGAAGCCTTCCTCTGAAGTGGCAACGGACCACGGGACAAAACCCGGCTACCAGATCACAGCCCTCTTACTGGTGCTGGTGGCAGAAGAACTGCTCCTTGTCCATTAG